The Cucurbita pepo subsp. pepo cultivar mu-cu-16 chromosome LG18, ASM280686v2, whole genome shotgun sequence nucleotide sequence CGTCGCCGGTGGGAGAGAGGTCGCGCTCTTTCTCTGCAGGGCGCCACCGGTGGGCGACAAGTCCCGCTCATATCATCGCctctattttcttcctttccgATCATTTGTTCTTCAATCCGATTCCTCAATTTCCCCCAATTTTCGATCCTTCGTCTCCTTCTCCATCTTACTCTTTATATATCTCATCACACCACCTGTAAAACGCCCcgtttttcttctatttctctCCTAAATATAGACTTATATTGCCAGAgctctctcgctctctcttCATCTCTCTGTTATACCCGGAGAGCGCAATCATTAGGCGTTTCTTATTCATGAGATTCTGTTGAGGTGCGGGTTTTGATTCTATTTGTGAGTATTGCTTGATctgtttctattttcttttcataaacatttctGTTGCTATTGGATTGAattgttgtttatttgttgtttgatTGCATTTATTGCCCGCAAGCTGTTTGTGGGTTTGTTTTTGGTTATAAAGTTAATGATTATGAGTCGCGTTCGTTGGGTGAATTTATTTGCGGTAATTGCGCATCCAATTTGTATGATCgatctttgttttatttttgctcTCTCTTActttttatatctaatttgACGATTTTGATTggaaagattttttttgacATAATACATATGCATGATTGAGCTGCTTTGACGGCCATTTTGCTTTATTATTGAATCGGATGGTTGTCATTTTCTGCTTGGTATTGCTTCCGGTTTGTATATGAATCATTCACTTCTCTGAGTGTGcagatatatatgtattttgtcttttttgtgAGTTTTGTTGCTGTTGAATGTATAGTTAGATTCTGGTTCCCCGctgattttgaaaaattgtgAGATGCCGGGAATTGTCATGGATGAGATTAATGAAGAAAGGACTGTGAATAAACACAACGGTTCTTCAATTCATATGGAAGAATCGTATGGAAACAAGTCGCCGAGGAGCGGGTTGAGTCTTCAGAGCCCTGGAAGTGTTCATGTCCATTTCCCTGTTGATGGCTTGGTTGATACCTCTATTGAGAAGCTCTATGAAAATGTTTGTGATATGCAAAGTTCGGATCGGTCACCTTCAAGGCGTAGCTTTGGTTCTGATGGTGAGGAATCCAGGATTGATTCTGAACTGAATCATCTTGTAGGGGGAGAGATGAGGGAGGTAGATATAATaaaggaggaagaggagattGTTGAGAAGCCTGAACATAACTTGCCTAGTGAATCTATGAATCATTCACCATCTGCCGATAAGAAggagaaaacagaaaatacgCAACCTGGGAGCTCGAAACGTCTTTCTTCTGGAAGAAAAGCTCCTCACCTGCATTTGGACCTGGAGACATCGTCGAAATCAAGTCCCAGGGGCAAACGTTTGTCTGATAAGCCCCCTTTTAGCAGGAAGAAtgaaaggaatttgaaaagtCCAGTTGCTGGTCACTCAAAGAAACCGAAAGATTCACCTTTGAGAGGCTCAAACATGCTGAATGGAACGGAGGATTTCAATGAATCAACGATGGATAATCCTGATCTAGGACCCTTTCTACTTAAGCAAGCAAGGAATTTAGTTTCTTCAGGGGAAAATCTGCAGAAAGCGCTTTTATTAGCTCTTCGTGCTGCAAAGTCTTTTGAGCTATCTGCAAATGGGAAACCCAGCTTAGAACTTGCTATGTGTTTGCACGTGACAGCAGCAATATACTGCAGCTTAGGCCAATACAGTGAGGCAGTACCTCTATTGGAGCATTCGATTGAGATTCCTGCCATCGAGGAAGGCCACGAGCATGCACTGGCAAAATTTGCAGGCCACATGCAGTTGGGTGATACCTATGCAATGTTGGGCCAGCTGGAAAATTCTCTAGTCTGTTATACAACTGGTTTAGAGGTGCAGAAACGAGTGCTAGGAGAATCCGACCCCAGAGTTGGTGAGACGTATAGGTATTTAGCTGAAGCCCATGTTCAAGCCTTGCGATTTGATGAGGCTGAGAAATTTTGTCAAATGGCTCTTGATATTCACAAAAAGAATGTTGGTCCTGCTTCTCTTGAGGAGGCTGCAGATAGGAGGCTTATGGGTCTCATATGTGAAACGAAAGGAGACCACGAAGCTGCGCTCGAGCATCTAGTCTTAGCCAGCATGGCGATGGTGGCCAATGGCCAGGAGACTGATGTGGCTGCAGTTGATTGCAGTATTGGAGATTCATACTTATCCTTGTCACGTTACGACGAGGCTGTTTTTGCTTATCAGAAAGCCCTCACTGTTTTCAAGACCACGAAGGGAGAAAACCATCCAGCAGTTGGTTCGGTATTTGTTCGTCTTGCTGATTTATACAACAAGACTGGAAAAATGAGGGAATCAGAATCTTACTGTGAAAACGCCCTTCGAATTTACGAAAAGCCTGTCCCTGGGATTCCTCCAGAGGAGATTGCCAGTGGTCTTACTGATATTGCTGCTATTTATGAATCAATGAATGAAGTTGAGCAAGCAGTCAAATTATTACACAAGgcattgaaaatatataatgatGCCCCCGGACAGCAAAACACCATTGCTGGAATTGAAGCCCAGATGGGTGTCTTGTATTATATGTTGGGGAAATATTCTGAATCTTACGACTCCTTCAATAATGCAATTCCTAAGCTCCGCAGCAGCGGAGAGAAAAAATCTGCTTTTTTTGGTATAGCCCTTAATCAAATGGGGCTTGTGTGTGTTCAGAAATACGCCATAAACGAAGCCGTGGAGTTATTTGAAGAAGCCAAGAGCATACTAGAAAAAGAATACGGACCTTATCATCCCGATACTCTCGGGGTATATAGCAACCTCGCTGGAACATATGATGCGATTGGCAGGTAATGTAACCATCCTTCTATTATGATAACATTATCAGTTCGACTATTTTGATAACATGATCAGTTCGACTATTTTGATAACATGATCAGTTCGACTATTTTGATAACATTATCAATTCGACTTAGTCGCCCATTTCCCATAATCTCTTTCTGAAACTATGAAATTATCCACAACCGAGTCGTTTTTGTTATCTTGTCACCagttttcattgttttcgTAAAGGAATGTTTCGGACTCCCATCCTGTTTTCTACTGGGCGTCATGGCACTTTCTACTTGAGCGATTTAGTTTGCTTCACATTTTCCTTTCGTGGTTTGCATTTAGCTAAGAAAGTCGCTGAAAGTTTACTTGGAGCAACAGATGATACGATGCTACACATTTTTCATACATTGATTAGTTTTTCTCTCATGACTTAATACAGGTTGGATGATGCAATTGAAATCTTGGAGTATGTTGTTGGCATGCGGGAGGAAAAACTCGGGACAGCAAATCCCGACGTCGACGATGAGAAGAGGAGGTTGTCCGAGTTGCTAAAAGAAGCAGGTAGAGTTCGGAGCCGAAAGGCGAGATCGCTCGAGACTCTTCTCGATTCCAATACTCAACCTGGAAACAGTAAAGCTATAAAGGTTTGAGAAAAGATTTCTTACGAGTGATCATCGCCGCCTAGTTTAGAACGGGTTCAGAAACACGACTAGTTGTGCTCAAGCAAATTCCTGATTCTTGAGGTTGTTCGAAATTCGAGTACTAGACTTTGGCGTTTCGTTTGCATTGTCGATTAAGTTATCTTGTATTGGTGTATGGAGTTGATACTGTTCTGTATATGTTTACACGTAAGTGATGGCATTGTCATTTTGTATATCACACTGTTCTGGAATTACAAGATTGTTTGATGCAGTTTTGAATGAAATctacactttttaaaatatttatttaaatgaaaaattaaattttatatataataaaactccaattatttatttattttttcgggttagattcataaatttttaaaaatttaaaagcttaaaaataaaaattaataatactttAATTATTCTCAAAACTATTCGTGCCGCCTTTGTTCGCGCGCATTACTTCGTTTTTCTCTTTCGCGTTCGTAGCTCTCTCCCAATAGACGGGTTCTTCCACTCGCTGACTGCGAGTACAAGATATCGTTTACTTTGTAcgaatttttgtttctgtaaTCATGGTTGAAAAATCTTCTAGTTCGTCATCTACTCTCGTTGATCAGCCAGTTGTAAGTTCGAAATCAATCTCATTTTCGTGTTTTCCCTCATCTTTTTTCCTATTCGATGTTCagctgcttctgcttctgcttctgtgGTATCTTTAATGGAATGTCGATTGTTTAGGTTCCAGGAGATGTGGTTCTCGACCTCTCAAACATGGCTAATGAGACCATCAAGCTTGGAGGCGGTCTTCGACAGGTGTCTGTTAGGGTTTTACttttttcaatgtttatgCAATCTTCTATTTATTTCGAATTTCCTTCAGGTTTCGGCAATCAAAGTGCAATTGTGTTGGTTACGGGATCGCTTAccctcattttttttgttttaatctgTCAGGACCACGATGCTATCTCTGTCTCCAAAGTTGGAAAGCTGCGGTTCTCGAAGCCGAACAAATATTGGGTTGAAAGCTCACAGAAAAGGGTAGGAAATGACACTGTTCAATTGGCATTCGGGATCCTTATATTGCATGTTCTTTCAGCTAACTTTTGAATTGTGAACTTCATGCTAGTTTCGGGggttttcttcaattcaatTGACTACCAATATCATTATggagtttaattttaataaaatgttctATTTTCCAGTACGTGCCATGTGTGGAAGATTGTGTTCTTGGAATCGTGGTTGACTCTAGATCCGATGTAAGTGCTGCTTTATtgttaaaatatgtatatgttCACTCGATCCCTAAAAATCTATTGTTCTTCTATCAAAATGACACAAAAAATTTGTCCATGCCCCTAAAGGGAGGAGGCTTCCAAAGCACTTCCTCCAAGAAAGCCCCTCTATATCTAATATGAAACCAACAAACATTGAATGATTTCATTAAGCGACTCTGAAGGAAGCGAGCAAACTAACAATGTCATGACAAATGATCAAGGTCCTCATACCTCATGCAAAGAATGTACCATTGCGGAAGAATCCATGTCTAATTATTTCTATGATACTAAGGGATATTTTAATAAACCTTTATTTGTTTGTCAGATTTTGTTCGATTACCTTTTAGGCTATcaccttataattttttttttccacattATTTGCAGAATTTTCTTGTTGATATCAAAGGTCCGGCATTGGCCTTTCTTCCTGTTCTTGCATTTGAAGGAGGAACCAGGCGAAACATACCCAAATTTGAGGTGTTTATAATCTTTTTGTGTACACATTCTTGTTATTTTCACCATATGACCTTTTGGTATCGTTGCTCCTCTGTCTTCCTTTAGAGGTTTGATGCTTTGTCAGTTCATTTATTACCCCCGAGAGGCTTTTCTTGTGtgtgttttcttctttcattttttgggtGCTGGTGGGGGTGCAGGGGTGGCCAGTAAAGGGTGTTCTGATGGGTGtgttatttcttcttctttcatttttttgtagATGGGTGCCCTGCTTTATGTGAGGGTAGTGAAGGCAAACCCTGGTATGAATCCTGAGTTGGCATGCACTGATGGTTAGTTAGCTCCTCCATCTCTCTGTGTCCAATAACTTGTTTGAAGGTTGAAACAGTCCATCAAAGAATTATATCAATGTTGCTGTAAACTCATCCTCTGAAGGGGGGTTTGCAGGGCCTGCATACTTTATGCAAGTTCATGTTTCTGTTCagtttttatttgttgtgaACTTGTGATAGTACGTCTCATGTGAGTATCATTTTGCTTGATATATAGCCAGTGGGAAAGCAGCTGGATTTGGCCTCCTAAAAGATGGCTACATGTTTGAATGTTCAACTGGCTTATCAAGAATGTAAGCTAAGTTTCTTTTCTCAAGTTTTCACTTTAACAGATCATCCATTCCCATTGTTGACTTTATCCTCTCCTTCTAGGCTTCTAAGCTCGCCAACATGTCCAGTTCTTGAATCTTTTGGGAACAAGCTTTCATTCGAGACAGCAGTTGGTTTAAATGGCCGAGTTTGGGTATTTTCCTTCAATCCCTACATTTTGATTGCTATACTTTTTGGTTTACCATGTATGATTCTTCTCTTCCCATACTTTCATCAAGGAAAGTTTTCCTTATGTGACAGTCATATTAGATTGTTGGAAACTGGGAATTATTGCTCTCCATTCTTGATATTGCACTTTTAATCTCTAACTTAACTGCTCTTTGAAACTTGAAGATGTTATTTCTTCTACCaatcttaataataaatataatttcttacTTCTCGCATCTCTATTTCCAGGTGAATGCTGATTCTCCTTCCACAACCATTGTGGTTTCAAATGCAATATTGAACTCCGAGACTCTGTCTGGGGTCCAACAGAGAATCATGGTGGACAAGCTCCTTAACAATTTAAAGCTGTCAAGTTAGTCTTGTAAACTCTAGGGTCagaattatttgtttcttaaattACCTTTTTAGTGGTACATTATTTAGACAAATGTTACTGTTTAATTCGGCCATCTTTACGAAGGTGGAGGTCGAAATCTCTCTACCCGGTTTTCTGCTAAAAAAacgataaatataatttaaggaaataaagaaaatacttGAATCGAAAACTATTCCTCTAATGACATTAAATTGTTCACGATCAATTGTATCGTAGTATCGAACCCCTTTCGGTTTATTTAAGAGTTATTTTAGAGGtgatttatattaaaaatgtagaGTTGAGatcttttaaaacaattaaatgttataagatatttattataaattcgTTTGAACCATTTGAgtatatttatcaaattaagaaatagTTCATCAAATATGGatttactgttttatttttatttattattttttttttttttttgttgaaggaGGCcaaaatggaaacatttttgGAAATTCGCCGGAATTACCATTCTATTTGGTGGGACCCACATGAAGAATGTGACATTTATCCGATTACTTGCTTTTCCAATTTTTCGACCCTCAAATTTtacgaaaataaataataatgcgGTCTTCAAAGTGCGCGTAATCCAGTCTCTCCCTCTCCGCGCTGCGTTCTTCTGATACTTTTTCCCCCTTCGTCCTTCCAATTATCTTCGATCGAATTTCACGATTTCCTTCGGTTTTCGGTCCACGCCGCCCTCTTCCCCTCTCTCAGAGTTGCCTTTCTGGGCTGGAAGCTTTGATGTGTAAGACGTAAAGAAGGGGCTACCATGGCGGCAACTCAAtcgcctcctcctccttcatcGAATGACGATGACTCCCAGAACTCAGGTCTCATTTccttcttgatttttctttttctcaatttGGTTTCGCTGTGTTCTTTGTGGTTGACTTGATCAATGTTACTATGATAATACTGAGTTGGAACCTCGAGCTTCAATATGTCTCCAGTTTTTTTCCTCGTGTAAGTATTACCTGATGGTTGGTGTTTTTATCAATCAGCTCCAGCTCCTGCACGAGCTACGATTGAGGATCGTGGGGATGCGAAGGTGGAGGTTGAGAAGCAAACCTCTCCGCCATCGGTGTTTGTGAACTCTGAACCAATAAGAGAGGATCAAGTGCAAAATGCCGTGAAATTTCTTCAACATCCGAGAGTAAGAGGTTCTCCTGTTGTCTACAGACGATCGt carries:
- the LOC111779833 gene encoding protein KINESIN LIGHT CHAIN-RELATED 3-like; translated protein: MPGIVMDEINEERTVNKHNGSSIHMEESYGNKSPRSGLSLQSPGSVHVHFPVDGLVDTSIEKLYENVCDMQSSDRSPSRRSFGSDGEESRIDSELNHLVGGEMREVDIIKEEEEIVEKPEHNLPSESMNHSPSADKKEKTENTQPGSSKRLSSGRKAPHLHLDLETSSKSSPRGKRLSDKPPFSRKNERNLKSPVAGHSKKPKDSPLRGSNMLNGTEDFNESTMDNPDLGPFLLKQARNLVSSGENLQKALLLALRAAKSFELSANGKPSLELAMCLHVTAAIYCSLGQYSEAVPLLEHSIEIPAIEEGHEHALAKFAGHMQLGDTYAMLGQLENSLVCYTTGLEVQKRVLGESDPRVGETYRYLAEAHVQALRFDEAEKFCQMALDIHKKNVGPASLEEAADRRLMGLICETKGDHEAALEHLVLASMAMVANGQETDVAAVDCSIGDSYLSLSRYDEAVFAYQKALTVFKTTKGENHPAVGSVFVRLADLYNKTGKMRESESYCENALRIYEKPVPGIPPEEIASGLTDIAAIYESMNEVEQAVKLLHKALKIYNDAPGQQNTIAGIEAQMGVLYYMLGKYSESYDSFNNAIPKLRSSGEKKSAFFGIALNQMGLVCVQKYAINEAVELFEEAKSILEKEYGPYHPDTLGVYSNLAGTYDAIGRLDDAIEILEYVVGMREEKLGTANPDVDDEKRRLSELLKEAGRVRSRKARSLETLLDSNTQPGNSKAIKV
- the LOC111779834 gene encoding putative exosome complex component rrp40: MVEKSSSSSSTLVDQPVVPGDVVLDLSNMANETIKLGGGLRQDHDAISVSKVGKLRFSKPNKYWVESSQKRYVPCVEDCVLGIVVDSRSDNFLVDIKGPALAFLPVLAFEGGTRRNIPKFEMGALLYVRVVKANPGMNPELACTDASGKAAGFGLLKDGYMFECSTGLSRMLLSSPTCPVLESFGNKLSFETAVGLNGRVWVNADSPSTTIVVSNAILNSETLSGVQQRIMVDKLLNNLKLSS